The following coding sequences are from one Pigmentibacter sp. JX0631 window:
- a CDS encoding DUF4178 domain-containing protein, which yields MKEKRGVVTCYNCLANIPTKISTKTKKLKCAKCISKNIVNNNLTLENSETVSNSQISRSKEDEMKNSVKEQLENERKISIKEQLIPLGSLVTIKDHKWEVLGYLEVAEKFDGEEDVWCEYLLENKSLGYRWLTEFDGHWNFISPCEKKDIKLIPNTKKYSLNKVPVYFEREYQLFHIGKGVIKFINGNFFWPVKIGDTFDFEDFISPPYVLTCEINGNEKNWLHGEYLNKKEVKKILPAKKILPAKKIPYRFGVYLNQVNKYREIRKKLKKLWFLFLIIVTFFQFYFVLTAKNKLIFEQSFVHLPRVNEKSQISKQFELTDGDKNLELKLTAYVNDNFFDMNGKIINEENGKIYNFYDSIYYSSEEDSGSQINTLNFSSIPNGKYRFILEGSTDALTDIPCKIMLLRDVTNWSNYILSIIFLSIIPLIFLILELRYEEKRWKNSNFIP from the coding sequence TTGAAAGAAAAAAGAGGAGTAGTAACTTGCTATAATTGTTTAGCTAATATTCCAACAAAAATAAGTACAAAAACTAAAAAATTAAAATGTGCCAAATGTATATCTAAAAATATTGTAAATAACAATTTAACTTTGGAAAACTCAGAAACGGTTTCTAATAGTCAAATTTCTAGATCTAAAGAAGATGAAATGAAAAATTCTGTTAAAGAACAACTAGAAAATGAAAGAAAAATTTCAATCAAAGAACAATTAATTCCTTTGGGAAGTTTAGTTACTATTAAAGATCATAAATGGGAAGTTTTAGGATATTTAGAAGTAGCTGAAAAGTTTGATGGTGAAGAGGACGTTTGGTGTGAATATTTACTAGAGAATAAAAGTTTAGGGTATCGTTGGCTAACTGAGTTTGATGGGCATTGGAATTTTATTTCTCCTTGTGAAAAGAAAGACATTAAGTTAATCCCTAATACTAAAAAATATTCTTTAAATAAAGTTCCAGTATATTTTGAAAGAGAATATCAACTTTTTCATATAGGAAAAGGGGTTATTAAATTTATCAATGGCAATTTTTTTTGGCCAGTTAAAATTGGTGATACTTTTGATTTTGAAGACTTCATATCACCTCCTTATGTTCTTACATGTGAAATAAATGGTAACGAAAAAAATTGGTTGCATGGTGAATATCTAAATAAAAAAGAAGTAAAAAAAATTTTACCTGCAAAAAAAATTTTACCTGCAAAAAAAATTCCTTATAGATTTGGTGTTTATCTTAACCAAGTAAATAAATATAGAGAAATAAGGAAAAAGTTAAAAAAGTTATGGTTTTTATTTTTAATTATTGTTACTTTTTTTCAGTTTTACTTTGTTTTGACAGCAAAAAATAAATTAATATTCGAACAATCTTTTGTGCATTTACCTAGGGTTAATGAAAAATCACAAATTTCTAAACAATTTGAACTAACAGATGGCGATAAAAATTTAGAACTTAAGTTAACCGCATATGTCAATGATAATTTTTTTGATATGAATGGGAAAATAATAAATGAAGAAAATGGTAAAATTTATAATTTTTATGATAGTATTTATTACAGTTCAGAAGAAGATTCTGGATCGCAAATTAATACATTAAATTTTTCATCTATTCCTAATGGAAAATATCGTTTCATATTAGAAGGCTCAACCGATGCTTTAACTGATATACCATGTAAAATAATGCTGTTAAGAGATGTCACAAATTGGTCAAATTATATATTGTCTATTATTTTTCTATCAATAATACCTTTAATTTTTCTTATATTAGAATTAAGATATGAAGAAAAAAGATGGAAAAATAGTAATTTTATCCCATAA
- a CDS encoding DUF350 domain-containing protein has translation METILDYINLKYIISAVVFSLLGVIILAIAFYIFDKLTPGNLWHEIVVNKNIALAITTAAMTLAIAQIIASAIHG, from the coding sequence ATGGAAACTATATTAGATTATATAAATTTGAAATATATTATTTCAGCAGTTGTTTTTTCACTTTTAGGTGTTATTATTTTAGCAATAGCATTTTATATTTTTGATAAATTAACACCAGGCAACTTATGGCATGAAATTGTGGTTAATAAAAATATTGCACTTGCCATTACAACGGCAGCTATGACTCTTGCAATTGCACAAATTATAGCATCAGCAATACATGGATAG